A single window of Enterobacteriaceae bacterium ESL0689 DNA harbors:
- the eutT gene encoding ethanolamine utilization cob(I)yrinic acid a,c-diamide adenosyltransferase EutT — MKDFITETWLRANHTLSEGSEIHLPADARLTPSARELLESRHLRVKFLDEQGRMFIDDEQHHPHPVHGLTSSDTHPKACCELCRQEVVKKPDTLTHLTASKMVAKSDPRLGFRAALDSTIAMAVWLQVELDETWQPWLEDVRSRLGNIMRADAVNEPLSEQSIVGLSEDDLHRLSHQPLRYLDHDHLVPEARHGRVAALLNLLRVKVRETETIAAQVFINASFEVLRPDILQALNRLSSTVYVMMILSVAKHPLTVSQIQQRLGSEK; from the coding sequence ATGAAGGATTTCATTACCGAAACATGGCTCAGAGCGAATCATACGCTTAGCGAAGGGTCTGAGATCCATCTCCCGGCTGACGCTCGCCTGACACCTTCCGCCAGGGAGTTGCTGGAAAGCCGTCATCTGCGCGTCAAGTTTCTTGATGAACAAGGAAGAATGTTTATTGATGATGAGCAGCATCATCCTCATCCGGTACACGGTTTGACCAGTAGCGATACGCACCCTAAAGCTTGCTGCGAATTGTGCCGCCAGGAAGTGGTGAAGAAACCTGACACGCTGACCCATCTGACGGCCAGTAAAATGGTGGCCAAAAGTGATCCGCGCCTCGGCTTTCGTGCCGCTCTTGACAGTACTATTGCTATGGCGGTGTGGCTACAAGTCGAACTGGATGAAACCTGGCAACCGTGGCTGGAGGATGTGCGTTCTCGTTTGGGAAATATTATGCGTGCAGATGCGGTCAATGAGCCTTTATCAGAGCAGTCTATCGTCGGGCTGAGTGAGGATGATCTCCATCGGCTTTCCCATCAGCCTCTGCGCTATCTCGATCACGATCATCTGGTGCCGGAAGCGCGTCATGGCCGTGTTGCTGCATTGCTTAACCTGTTACGTGTAAAAGTGCGTGAAACGGAAACGATCGCCGCTCAGGTCTTTATCAATGCCAGTTTTGAAGTTCTGCGGCCAGATATTTTGCAAGCGCTTAACCGTCTTTCCAGCACGGTTTATGTGATGATGATCTTAAGTGTCGCTAAGCACCCTCTCACCGTCAGCCAGATTCAGCAACGATTAGGGAGTGAAAAGTGA
- the eutQ gene encoding ethanolamine utilization acetate kinase EutQ produces MKKLITANDIRAAHARGEQEMSVVLRTSIITPEAREVAELLGFTIHECDESAPSTATAAQDSKTDAQRIRETIIAQLPEGKFTESLVAQLMDKVMQEKKSLEQQGDMKPSFQSVTGKGGVKVIDGSSVKFGRFEGAQPHCVGLTDVVTDQDGSSMAAGFMQWENAFFPWTLNYDEIDMVLEGELHVRHNGETMIAKAGDVMFIPKGSSIEFGTPSKVRFLYVAWPANWQSC; encoded by the coding sequence GTGAAGAAACTCATTACAGCTAACGATATTCGTGCAGCCCATGCACGTGGTGAACAGGAAATGTCAGTTGTTCTGCGCACCAGTATCATTACTCCGGAAGCGCGCGAAGTGGCGGAGCTACTGGGATTCACTATTCACGAATGCGATGAGTCTGCGCCATCAACTGCGACTGCGGCGCAAGACAGCAAAACAGACGCACAACGTATCCGTGAAACCATCATCGCACAGTTGCCTGAAGGCAAGTTTACCGAAAGCCTGGTGGCACAACTGATGGATAAAGTGATGCAGGAGAAAAAATCACTTGAACAGCAAGGTGATATGAAACCGAGCTTTCAATCTGTCACCGGTAAAGGTGGGGTAAAAGTGATTGATGGCAGTAGCGTTAAATTTGGTCGTTTTGAAGGCGCGCAGCCGCATTGTGTGGGGCTGACAGATGTGGTCACGGACCAGGATGGCAGCAGTATGGCTGCAGGTTTTATGCAGTGGGAGAACGCCTTTTTCCCGTGGACGCTGAATTACGACGAAATAGATATGGTACTCGAGGGTGAATTACATGTGCGCCATAACGGAGAGACCATGATTGCCAAAGCGGGCGATGTCATGTTTATTCCGAAAGGCTCCAGTATTGAATTTGGCACACCGTCGAAAGTACGTTTTTTATATGTTGCCTGGCCTGCGAACTGGCAATCCTGCTAA
- the eutP gene encoding ethanolamine utilization acetate kinase EutP, whose protein sequence is MKRIAFVGTVGAGKTTLFNALQGNYTLAKKTQAVEFNDNGDIDTPGEYFSHPRWYHALITTLQDVDTLIYVHAANDKESHLPAGLLDIGASKRHIAVISKTDMPDADVAATRQLLYDMGFQEPIFAINSQDPQSVQQLMDYLAVLTQQEEGAGEETHYS, encoded by the coding sequence ATGAAACGTATTGCCTTTGTCGGTACAGTAGGTGCTGGAAAAACAACGCTTTTTAATGCATTACAAGGAAATTATACCCTTGCTAAAAAAACACAGGCGGTAGAGTTTAATGATAATGGCGATATAGATACACCGGGTGAATATTTCAGCCATCCCCGCTGGTATCACGCTTTAATCACGACGCTACAGGATGTTGATACGCTGATTTATGTACATGCGGCAAATGATAAAGAAAGTCATTTGCCAGCAGGATTGCTGGATATCGGTGCCAGTAAACGACATATCGCCGTTATTAGTAAAACAGACATGCCTGATGCCGATGTTGCTGCCACTCGACAGTTACTCTATGACATGGGATTTCAGGAACCTATTTTCGCGATTAATAGCCAGGATCCGCAAAGTGTGCAGCAATTGATGGATTATCTGGCAGTACTCACCCAACAGGAGGAAGGGGCAGGTGAAGAAACTCATTACAGCTAA
- the eutS gene encoding ethanolamine utilization microcompartment protein EutS: MDKERIIQEFVPGKQVTLAHLIAHPGEELAKKIGVPDAGAIGIMTLTPGETAMIAGDLAMKAADVHIGFLDRFSGALVIYGSVGAVEEALSQTVSGLGHLLNFTLCDLTKS; encoded by the coding sequence ATGGATAAAGAACGCATCATTCAGGAGTTTGTGCCAGGAAAACAAGTCACTTTGGCTCATCTTATTGCACATCCCGGGGAAGAACTCGCGAAAAAGATTGGCGTCCCTGATGCGGGTGCTATTGGCATTATGACATTAACGCCTGGCGAAACGGCAATGATTGCGGGAGATCTGGCCATGAAAGCGGCTGATGTCCATATCGGTTTTCTCGATAGATTTAGCGGTGCATTAGTGATCTATGGTTCTGTCGGTGCAGTAGAAGAAGCGTTATCACAGACAGTCAGTGGGCTCGGACATCTATTAAATTTTACTTTATGCGATCTCACGAAAAGCTAA
- a CDS encoding glycosyltransferase family A protein, translating into MTSPKELISLRNTFDKSHIKLSYVTHFYCNQQSIDSVLSLLHEYEKYPSDILDAIEFIIIDDCSPLEYEIPALNLNYQWLKITTDIPWNQGGARNLGVTYAKSDKILITDLDHGYPPETLQYLINTSQPGRRFYKFRRKNQQGEIYKGHANAFFMSRARFMRFWGYDEEYCGHYGGEDYRFVKFHKYHGSQQRYLPASVWCYERDLDRKKAYHSLKRDLTFNTSVDQRKHDECALFGEEYGHSRIFLNFDWITLSRNNRKPVKLPKVNRLWRLLWWWRWLNPFAAK; encoded by the coding sequence ATGACATCACCAAAAGAACTTATCTCGTTGCGCAACACTTTTGATAAATCGCATATCAAACTTTCCTATGTTACTCATTTTTATTGTAACCAGCAATCTATCGATTCTGTTTTATCATTACTTCATGAATATGAAAAATACCCAAGCGATATTCTTGATGCTATTGAGTTTATTATTATCGATGATTGTTCACCATTAGAATATGAGATCCCGGCATTAAATTTAAATTACCAGTGGTTAAAAATCACCACTGATATTCCGTGGAATCAAGGAGGTGCCCGCAACTTAGGCGTGACTTATGCGAAATCAGACAAAATACTTATCACAGACCTTGATCATGGCTATCCCCCGGAAACATTACAATACCTTATTAATACTTCGCAACCAGGCAGAAGGTTTTATAAATTTCGCCGTAAAAATCAGCAGGGAGAAATCTATAAAGGTCATGCCAATGCATTCTTTATGAGTCGGGCGCGATTTATGCGTTTCTGGGGTTATGATGAAGAGTATTGTGGTCATTACGGTGGGGAGGATTATCGATTTGTGAAATTTCATAAATATCATGGTTCACAACAGCGATATCTTCCTGCATCTGTCTGGTGCTATGAGCGTGATCTGGATCGCAAAAAAGCCTATCACAGTCTTAAAAGAGATTTGACTTTCAATACTTCGGTGGATCAACGTAAACATGATGAGTGTGCCTTATTTGGCGAAGAATATGGACATAGCCGAATTTTTTTAAATTTTGACTGGATAACATTATCAAGAAATAACCGGAAACCGGTTAAATTGCCAAAAGTAAATCGTTTATGGCGTCTTCTCTGGTGGTGGCGCTGGCTAAATCCTTTTGCTGCAAAATAA
- the secG gene encoding preprotein translocase subunit SecG, producing MQDALLVVFLIVSICLIGLILLQQGKGADMGASFGAGASGTLFGSSGSGNFMTRMTAVLAALFFIISLVLGNLNGNKTSKGSEWDNLSAPKAEQTQSATPAQPASDIPR from the coding sequence ATGCAAGATGCTCTTTTAGTAGTTTTCCTTATTGTATCAATCTGCCTTATTGGGCTGATTTTGCTACAACAAGGTAAAGGCGCTGATATGGGAGCCTCCTTTGGCGCTGGTGCATCAGGTACGTTGTTTGGTTCCAGCGGTTCGGGTAACTTCATGACCCGTATGACGGCAGTCCTGGCAGCTCTGTTTTTTATTATTAGCCTGGTGCTGGGTAATTTAAACGGCAACAAAACCAGTAAAGGAAGTGAGTGGGATAATCTGAGCGCGCCGAAAGCGGAGCAAACTCAATCTGCGACACCGGCACAGCCGGCCAGCGATATCCCGCGTTAA
- the glmM gene encoding phosphoglucosamine mutase, with the protein MNNRKYFGTDGIRGRVGEMPITPEFVLKLGWAAGKVLARHGSRKIIIGKDTRISGYMLESALEAGLAAAGLSAAFTGPMPTPAIAYLTRAFRAEAGIVISASHNPFYDNGIKFFSTEGTKLPDHVEEAIEAEMAKDLTCVDSAELGKASRIVDAAGRYIEFCKGTFPSELSLNALKVVVDCANGATYHIAPNVFRELGAQVIAMSCEPNGLNINEEVGATDVRALQARVVAEKADLGIAYDGDGDRVIMVDHLGNKVDGDQILYIIAHEALRHGQLRGGVVGTLMSNMGLELSLKQLGIPFARAKVGDRYVLEMMQEKGWRIGAENSGHVILLDKTTTGDGIVASLQVVAAMVRNQLSLNVLCRDMKMLPQTLVNVRFTEDCGNPLAHENVQAVTAEVEAALGERGRVLLRKSGTEPLIRVMVEGEDQEQVHDFAHRIAEAVKQLGLKG; encoded by the coding sequence ATGAATAATCGAAAATATTTTGGTACAGATGGTATTCGTGGCCGGGTAGGTGAGATGCCAATCACCCCGGAATTTGTACTCAAACTGGGCTGGGCGGCGGGCAAAGTCCTGGCTCGTCATGGTTCGCGCAAAATTATCATCGGAAAAGATACCCGTATCTCTGGCTATATGCTGGAGTCGGCGCTGGAAGCGGGGCTGGCGGCAGCCGGACTGTCGGCGGCCTTTACAGGCCCCATGCCAACGCCCGCAATAGCTTACCTGACCCGGGCTTTTCGGGCTGAGGCCGGGATTGTCATATCGGCCTCGCATAATCCATTTTATGATAATGGCATCAAGTTTTTCTCTACTGAAGGCACAAAGTTACCCGATCATGTCGAAGAAGCGATTGAAGCTGAAATGGCGAAAGATCTGACTTGTGTTGATTCCGCTGAACTAGGTAAGGCGAGCCGCATTGTCGATGCGGCGGGTCGTTATATTGAATTTTGCAAAGGCACGTTTCCGAGCGAGTTGAGCCTTAACGCGCTGAAAGTGGTTGTTGACTGTGCGAATGGTGCAACTTATCACATCGCGCCGAATGTATTCCGCGAGCTGGGTGCTCAGGTTATCGCGATGAGCTGTGAACCCAATGGTCTGAATATCAATGAAGAAGTGGGTGCCACCGATGTCCGAGCTTTGCAGGCACGGGTGGTCGCAGAAAAAGCAGATTTGGGTATCGCGTATGATGGCGATGGTGATCGCGTGATTATGGTCGATCATCTGGGTAATAAAGTCGATGGTGATCAGATCCTCTATATCATCGCCCATGAAGCATTACGACATGGACAGTTGCGGGGAGGCGTGGTAGGGACACTGATGAGCAATATGGGGCTTGAGCTGTCGCTGAAACAACTGGGCATTCCGTTTGCCAGGGCGAAAGTCGGCGATCGCTATGTTCTGGAGATGATGCAGGAAAAAGGCTGGCGTATTGGTGCAGAAAATTCTGGTCATGTTATTTTGCTGGATAAAACCACGACTGGAGATGGCATTGTTGCCAGTCTGCAAGTGGTGGCGGCAATGGTACGTAACCAGCTCAGTCTGAATGTATTGTGTCGCGACATGAAAATGTTGCCGCAAACGCTGGTCAATGTCCGTTTTACCGAAGATTGTGGTAACCCTCTGGCGCATGAAAATGTCCAGGCAGTGACCGCTGAGGTAGAGGCGGCCTTAGGCGAGCGTGGTCGTGTCTTGTTGCGTAAATCAGGTACTGAGCCACTTATTCGGGTCATGGTTGAAGGTGAGGATCAAGAGCAGGTGCATGATTTCGCTCATCGTATCGCAGAGGCGGTTAAACAGCTGGGGCTTAAGGGATAA
- the folP gene encoding dihydropteroate synthase, protein MKLTAQGVILDLSYPQVMGILNVTPDSFSDGGQHNSLADAIRHANQMINAGATIIDVGGESTRPGASEVSVEEELERVIPVVEALAQRFEVWISVDTSKPAVIRESARAGAHIINDIRSLTEPGALEAAVQADLPVCLMHMQGQPRTMQEAPKYDNIIADVNRFFIHHITRCEQAGITKDKLLLDPGFGFGKNLTHNYELLARLAEFHHFGLPLLVGMSRKSMIGQLLNVGPGERLSGSLACAVIAAMQGAQIIRVHDVKETAEALRVVEATLNARENKRYE, encoded by the coding sequence ATGAAGCTGACTGCTCAGGGTGTGATCCTCGATCTTTCTTATCCCCAGGTGATGGGGATCCTCAATGTAACCCCAGACTCCTTTTCCGATGGTGGCCAGCATAATTCACTGGCAGACGCTATCAGACATGCTAATCAGATGATAAATGCTGGTGCGACAATCATTGACGTTGGTGGTGAATCGACCCGACCGGGAGCGTCGGAAGTCAGTGTTGAAGAAGAACTGGAGCGCGTGATCCCTGTAGTGGAAGCACTTGCGCAACGTTTTGAAGTCTGGATTTCCGTTGACACATCAAAGCCAGCGGTGATTCGTGAGTCAGCGCGGGCGGGGGCACATATTATTAATGATATCCGCTCGTTGACGGAGCCTGGTGCGCTGGAAGCGGCTGTACAGGCTGACCTGCCAGTATGCTTAATGCATATGCAAGGTCAACCCAGAACTATGCAGGAGGCACCGAAATATGACAATATTATTGCTGATGTTAATCGTTTTTTCATTCATCATATTACCCGTTGTGAACAAGCCGGCATCACAAAAGATAAATTGTTGCTCGATCCGGGATTTGGTTTCGGCAAAAATCTTACCCATAATTATGAGCTGCTTGCCCGGCTTGCTGAGTTTCACCATTTTGGGCTCCCACTGTTAGTGGGGATGTCACGTAAATCGATGATTGGTCAACTGCTCAATGTCGGACCCGGGGAGCGCCTCAGTGGCAGTCTGGCATGCGCTGTCATTGCCGCGATGCAAGGCGCGCAGATTATTCGTGTCCATGATGTCAAAGAAACGGCAGAGGCGTTACGTGTCGTAGAAGCGACGCTGAATGCAAGGGAAAACAAACGTTATGAATAA
- the ftsH gene encoding ATP-dependent zinc metalloprotease FtsH produces MAKNLILWLVIAVVLMSVFQSFGPSESNSRKVDYSTFLQEVNQDQVSEARINGREINVTRKDSNRYTTYIPIKDPKLLDNLLTKNVKVVGEPPEEHSILTSIFISWFPMLLLIGVWVFFMRQMQGGGKGAMSFGKSKARMLTEDQIKTTFADVAGCDEAKEEVGELVEYLREPGRFQKLGGKIPKGVLMVGPPGTGKTLLAKAIAGEAKVPFFTISGSDFVEMFVGVGASRVRDMFEQAKKAAPCIIFIDEIDAVGRQRGAGLGGGHDEREQTLNQMLVEMDGFEGNEGIIVIAATNRPDVLDPALLRPGRFDRQVVVGLPDVRGREQILKVHMRRVPLATDIDAAIIARGTPGFSGADLANLVNEAALFAARGNKRVVSMVEFEKAKDKIMMGAERRSMVMTEAQKESTAYHEAGHAIIGRLVPEHDPVHKVTIIPRGRALGVTFFLPEGDAISASRQKLESQISTLYGGRLAEEIIYGVEHVSTGASNDIKVATNLARNMVTQWGFSEKLGPLLYAEEEGEVFLGRSVAKAKHMSDETARIIDQEVKSVIERNYARARQILNDNMDILHAMKDALMKYETIDAPQIDDLMARREVRPPAGWEESDNSNSTGHNGTPGASSSVNEPQASNTSNTLSS; encoded by the coding sequence ATGGCGAAAAACCTAATTCTCTGGCTGGTCATTGCCGTCGTGCTGATGTCAGTATTCCAGAGCTTTGGGCCCAGCGAGTCTAATAGCCGGAAGGTCGATTATTCTACTTTCCTGCAAGAGGTCAACCAGGATCAAGTTAGCGAAGCGCGTATCAACGGGCGTGAGATTAACGTTACCCGGAAAGACAGTAACCGTTACACGACTTACATTCCGATTAAAGATCCGAAGCTACTCGATAACCTGTTGACGAAAAACGTCAAAGTGGTGGGTGAGCCGCCAGAAGAACACAGCATATTGACTTCTATTTTTATCTCCTGGTTCCCGATGCTATTGCTGATTGGGGTCTGGGTCTTCTTTATGCGCCAGATGCAGGGCGGTGGTAAGGGGGCGATGTCCTTTGGGAAAAGCAAAGCGCGGATGTTGACCGAAGATCAGATTAAAACCACATTTGCCGATGTCGCGGGTTGTGATGAAGCGAAAGAAGAAGTGGGAGAACTGGTTGAATACCTGCGTGAACCGGGCCGTTTCCAGAAGTTAGGCGGTAAAATTCCGAAAGGCGTATTGATGGTAGGCCCGCCAGGTACCGGGAAAACATTGCTGGCGAAAGCGATTGCCGGTGAAGCGAAAGTGCCATTCTTTACCATTTCTGGTTCTGATTTTGTCGAGATGTTTGTCGGTGTCGGGGCATCCCGTGTGCGCGACATGTTTGAGCAGGCTAAGAAAGCCGCACCCTGCATTATTTTTATCGATGAAATCGATGCCGTAGGCCGTCAGCGTGGTGCTGGTCTCGGTGGTGGACATGATGAACGTGAACAGACGCTCAATCAGATGCTGGTTGAAATGGATGGTTTCGAAGGAAACGAAGGTATCATTGTTATTGCCGCCACAAACCGTCCGGATGTGCTCGATCCCGCCTTATTACGTCCTGGTCGTTTTGACCGCCAGGTTGTGGTGGGGCTGCCCGATGTCCGTGGCCGTGAACAAATTCTCAAAGTCCATATGCGCCGTGTACCGTTAGCGACAGATATTGATGCGGCGATTATTGCCCGTGGTACGCCTGGTTTTTCTGGTGCTGATCTGGCTAATCTGGTCAACGAAGCTGCCCTGTTTGCTGCGCGTGGTAATAAGCGCGTGGTATCGATGGTCGAGTTCGAAAAAGCGAAAGATAAAATCATGATGGGTGCGGAGCGGCGCTCAATGGTGATGACCGAAGCGCAGAAAGAATCTACCGCTTACCATGAAGCGGGACATGCCATTATTGGTCGTCTGGTACCGGAACATGATCCGGTGCATAAAGTGACGATTATTCCGCGTGGCCGCGCACTGGGTGTGACATTCTTCCTGCCAGAAGGTGATGCGATTAGTGCCAGCCGTCAGAAACTGGAAAGTCAGATTTCAACGCTTTATGGCGGTCGTCTGGCCGAAGAGATTATCTACGGTGTCGAGCATGTTTCCACTGGGGCGTCGAACGATATTAAAGTGGCGACTAACCTGGCGCGTAATATGGTAACCCAGTGGGGATTTTCTGAAAAACTTGGCCCGTTATTGTATGCCGAAGAAGAGGGTGAGGTTTTCCTGGGGCGTAGCGTCGCAAAAGCGAAACATATGTCTGATGAGACAGCACGGATTATCGATCAGGAAGTCAAATCCGTGATTGAGCGTAATTACGCGCGTGCGCGTCAGATCCTCAACGACAATATGGATATTTTGCATGCGATGAAAGATGCGCTCATGAAATATGAAACGATTGATGCGCCGCAAATTGATGATTTAATGGCGCGTCGTGAAGTTCGTCCCCCCGCAGGCTGGGAAGAATCTGATAACAGCAATAGCACGGGTCATAATGGTACTCCGGGAGCATCGAGTTCCGTTAATGAACCGCAAGCTTCCAATACGAGTAATACTCTATCGTCGTAA
- the rlmE gene encoding 23S rRNA (uridine(2552)-2'-O)-methyltransferase RlmE, with protein MTGKKRSASSSRWLHEHFSDKYVQQAQKQGLRSRAWFKLDEIQQSDKIFRPGMTVVDLGAAPGGWSQYAVTQIGSGGRIIACDLLPMDPIVGVDFLQGDFRDELVLKALLERVSDSRVQVVMSDMAPNMCGTPAVDIPRAMYLVELAFEMARNVLAPGGSFVVKVFQGEGFDEYLKGIRALFTKVKIRKPDSSRARSREVYIVATGRKS; from the coding sequence ATGACAGGTAAAAAGCGTTCAGCCAGCTCAAGTCGCTGGCTTCATGAACACTTTAGCGATAAATATGTACAACAGGCACAGAAGCAGGGATTGCGTTCTCGCGCCTGGTTTAAACTGGATGAAATACAACAAAGTGACAAAATCTTCAGACCGGGAATGACGGTGGTTGATCTCGGTGCGGCACCTGGTGGCTGGTCACAATATGCGGTGACTCAGATTGGTAGTGGTGGTCGTATCATTGCTTGTGATCTTTTACCTATGGATCCTATCGTTGGTGTGGATTTTCTTCAGGGTGATTTTCGTGATGAACTTGTCCTGAAAGCGTTACTTGAGCGCGTCAGTGACAGTCGGGTGCAGGTCGTGATGTCTGATATGGCACCTAATATGTGTGGAACCCCGGCAGTGGATATTCCACGGGCTATGTATCTGGTAGAACTGGCGTTCGAAATGGCACGTAATGTTTTAGCGCCAGGAGGCAGTTTTGTAGTAAAGGTGTTTCAGGGGGAAGGTTTCGATGAGTATCTAAAAGGAATCCGCGCCCTGTTTACGAAGGTTAAAATTCGTAAGCCAGACTCTTCGCGCGCGCGTTCGCGTGAAGTATATATTGTAGCGACCGGGCGTAAATCATAA
- the yhbY gene encoding ribosome assembly RNA-binding protein YhbY, which yields MNLSTKQKQHLKGLAHSLKPVVLLGNNGLTEGVLAEIEQALEHHELIKVKIASEDREAKNLIVETIIHETGASNVQVIGKTLVLYRPAKERKITLPR from the coding sequence ATGAATCTGAGTACTAAACAAAAACAGCACCTGAAAGGTCTGGCACATTCACTCAAGCCGGTCGTTCTGCTTGGTAACAATGGCTTGACTGAGGGCGTACTGGCCGAGATCGAACAAGCGTTAGAACACCACGAACTGATCAAAGTCAAAATCGCATCAGAAGATCGAGAAGCGAAAAACCTGATCGTGGAAACTATCATACACGAAACGGGTGCCAGCAATGTACAGGTCATCGGTAAAACGCTGGTTCTGTACCGTCCGGCTAAAGAACGTAAAATCACTCTGCCACGCTAA
- the greA gene encoding transcription elongation factor GreA produces the protein MQSIPMTLRGAEKLREELDHLKSVRRPAIIAAIAEAREHGDLKENAEYHAAREQQGFCEGRIKDIEAKLSNAQIIDITKLPNNGRVIFGATVSILNLETDEEQTYRIVGDDEADFKHNLISVNSPIARGLIGKEQEDVVTIHTPGGDVEYEITQVEYL, from the coding sequence ATGCAATCAATTCCGATGACCTTACGTGGCGCTGAAAAATTGCGCGAAGAACTGGATCACCTTAAGTCTGTACGTCGTCCAGCGATTATTGCTGCTATTGCTGAAGCGCGTGAGCATGGTGATTTAAAAGAAAATGCAGAATATCATGCGGCTCGTGAACAACAGGGTTTTTGTGAAGGGCGAATTAAAGATATCGAAGCGAAACTCTCAAACGCGCAAATTATTGATATTACTAAGCTGCCGAACAATGGCCGGGTGATTTTTGGCGCCACTGTCAGTATATTGAATCTCGAGACGGATGAAGAGCAAACTTATCGTATTGTGGGTGATGATGAAGCTGATTTTAAACATAATCTGATTTCTGTGAACTCGCCGATTGCCCGTGGACTGATAGGGAAAGAACAGGAAGATGTTGTCACTATTCATACCCCTGGTGGCGATGTTGAGTATGAAATTACGCAGGTCGAATATCTTTAA